In Chryseobacterium wanjuense, the genomic stretch ACATCCACAAAAATATAATAAGAAATACGATAAGCTGACCGATGAGGAAAAAGAACTCCTTGAAATCAGCAAAAACAGCATTACAGATTTTGTTGAGCAGTCAAGTTCTGTCAGCGACGTTCATTATGCTACCAGAAATGCCCATGCAAAGACCTATGCCGTCGCAAAGGGAGAATTTCTCATTGATAAAAATGTTCCGGAAGAGCTTCAACAGTTTTTTGATAAGGAGAAATATGATCTCATCATCCGTTTTTCGAACGCCCATCTGAAAATTAATAAAGGTAAAAAAGATATTCCCGCGTATGGTTTTGCGGTGAAGATCAAGGACGAAAGCGGTGATCTGATCGCCAATTATCCTTTGGTGAATTTCCCGTTGTTTCCCATCAATTCTGTGAGTACGTTTTTGAAATTGTTTACTTCCGTCAACCGTTTTTTTGTAAAAAAATGGAGTTCATTTTCATTAATGATGCAAATCTCAAAGGTAATTCCTTCAACATTTACCGGCTCATTCTTAAAGAATATTTTTAAGCTTTGGAGAAAAAGAAACGATTTTATTTTATCATTTGATTATCATTCTGTCGGTGCTTACCGATTGGGAGAAAATATGATTAAAATTAAATTAAGTCCAAAATCCGTTGATAAAAATTTTAATAAAAAACTAAAAACAAAAGATGCACTTTCAAATTATCTTAAAACAAATGATTTTAATGCTGATGTACTGATTCAGATTTGCTATGACCTGAAATATCAGCCCATCAATAAGCTCAATGTAGAATGGAAACATTCACCTTACCTAAAAATCGGGGAAGTGAAGATCGAAAAAAATTCGCTTCTCGATCCGAATGCCTGTGATAACGAACTGCTTTCTTTCAATCCTTTTGAAAGTAAACCTTTTTTTCAGCCTGTCGGGAAAATTCAGAAACTTCGCGATGAAGCATATAAGATTTCTCTGCAGACGAGACGGAAAATTAATAAGCTGTTGAAATATAAGTGAGGGGCGAGATGCGGGTTACGGGATTCGAGGGTTTGAGGGTTTTGGAGTTTGAAAGTTTTTTTAATAAGAAATTACAATATCATTTCGAGGGAAGGAGAAATCTTTAATTTTAACGAAAACAAAAAAGGCTCTACACATGGTAAAGCCTTTTTTATTTTGATTTTAATATTACTCTTCTATTTTTTTGTCGTCGTTATCTCCGGTCACTTTTTCAGGGAATAAAACCGATAAAAGAACTGAAATTACAAGTACTCCCCCTACAATTCCCAACGAAATCGGTGAAGGAATGTGAATCCATGGAGCAATTAACATTTTAACTCCGATGAAGGCTAAAATAATGGCCAATCCGTAAGGTAATTTGCTGAACATATGAATAAAATTCGCCAACAGAAAATACAGTGATCTAAGTCCTAAGATCGCGAAAATATTCGATGTATAAAGGATAAACGGATCATTTGAAATCGCAAAAATCGCAGGAATAGAGTCTACGGCAAACAGTACGTCTGTAAACTCGATCACCGCAACGACTACCAACAGCGGTGTTGCCATTCTGATTCCGTTTTGTATGGTGAAGAATTTGTCTCCGTCATAGTTGTCTGAAACTTTCCAGAATCTTTTCACCAACTTCGCTCCGGGTGTATCGCCAAAGTCTTCATTATCATCATCTTCGCCTTCACCCCATGATTTAATTCCGGCATATACCAAGAATAATCCAAAGAGTGTCATAACTACATTGATCTTCACAGCATGTCCGAAAATATTCATTTCAGGAAGGTAAGTAAGATTAATAAGTCCGATTCCGGCAAAAATAAAGATCGCCCTGAAAACCAGCGCCCCAATAATTCCCCAGAAAAGAACTTTGTGGTGCAGGCGTTTCGGAACTTTGAAGAAGCCAAAAACGAGGATAAATACGAATAAATTATCCACCGAGAGCGCTTTCTCGATCCAATACGCCGCCTGATACTGCGTGAATTTTTCTACCGCCAATGCATGACTTCCGGCTCCTCCGTCTGTATTGTAAACCCAATACACCACTCCGGAAAAGACCATAGACAGCGAGATCCATACAATTGACCAGATGGTAGCTTCTTTGGAAGAAACTTCGTGACTTTTTTTATTGAAAACTCCTAAATCCAGAAGCAACATGATAACGACCGTTATCGCAAATCCCCAAACAAGACCGGGATGAAGGTCTAAAATACTAGTATTTTGTTCCACTTTTATATCTGTTATTATATGATAAAAGCAATAGCTGTACAGTGTACAAGTATTGCCGATTTTTATTTTTTTGAAAAATCTGATTTCAATAGTAAATAAGTTTTGGCTAAAGCCGAATTGGAAACCTATTTTTTTGAACGGGCTAAAGCCCGCTTCTATTGAACGATTTTACAAGTATTTCTGTTTTACAGTTTCTATGGTTTCCTGTAATTTTCTGTCAGCGGTAGGATCTCCGATTGCGTTGAATTTCCACTCTCCGTTTCTCTTGTAGAAAACACCCATCACCATTGCAACATGCCCTCTGAAAGATGCATCGTTGGCAATATCATATTTAGCGAAAACTTCTCTTACATTCGTAGGCGTTCCTTCGTAAATTCTGATAGAAGCGAAAGGAATTGTTCCGAAATCCTGTCCTTTGTAGCTGTTTAGAACCAAAGCAACATGCTCTACATTAGGTTCAAGATTGCTGAAATCTACGGTGATCACTTCATTATCAAGACCGTCGTCTCCGTTTACATCACCTGTTAAATCGTCTCCGCTGTGTCTTACAGAACCGTTTTTTGATTTTAAATTGCCAAAGTAAATAACTTCCGTCGCGTTTTTATTTGAATCATATAAAATACAGCTTCCATCCAAGTCTACTGCTTCTCTCGTAACTCCACCGAAAAAACCTTTTTTCTCGATTGCTCCCCAGTTGATCCCTACACAAGCCTGTGTAAGAGTTGTCCCGTTTTCTTTCGTAAGGTTAATTCTTTGACCTTTTTGTAAGTTAATAGCCATCTTTTTATGTTTGTTATTTATTATTTTTTTTAAGTGATTCAACTAATAATTAAATTAGCCTTTTCATTCTATTAGACCAACTAGCTTGGCTGCTAATTTGTCTTTTTATTAATTATTTAAATTTAAATTCAACATGGCGCGAAGAATATTCGTTTCTTCATTCACGTCGAATATTTTGCTCATAATATCTATACTTTCGAGATTTCGAAGATAGTCTTTTAAAACAGGTTCTACATCATCGGGCAATTTCCGTTTCCTTTCGTGGATGGTTTCTTCCAACTCTTCATTTTTCTTTTTCAACTGATTGATAATCGAAATCTGGTTGGATTCATTTTCGGAAGTATTTAAATAAGATAATTCATCATCGATTAAATACATTCTCTTTTCCTCTACATTAAATATAAAATGTTCATTTGATTGAAAAATCTTAAACAATTCATACTCATTCCTCTCAATTCTGTAGCCACACACAAAACGAACTTTAAACTGCTGTATATTCAGCTTGCCCAGCAATTTTCGCTCGATCGAATAATCCTGATACCGGTAAGAAGGAACCGAATGCGCTTTCAGTTTGCTTTCATCGGCATCCGTTCTGTAAAATTCTGCTGCGTATCTTTTTTGAAAATACAAAACATCATTCCAGTTCAGGGTAAATTTATCCTCCGTAAGATCTTTATACAGATTCCTCAGATGCTGGGAAAATATACCGCTGTAGATCTTCCTGTCTGTTTCAAAACTGTCGACTTTCTTTTCTTCAAAAGCCTCAATGTATTGATTATTAATATTAATCTCGTTAATAACAGCCAACAGATCGTTTTCCTTTTTCTTTTTGATTTTGGTCAGCAATTCTATTAAACTGTCGGTGTACTGAAGGTGAAAAAGCTCTAATTTGTTATAATCCAGCGTTTTATTTTCTTCGAAAAGTTTGTGTATGATATCCGTCTTGATATAGATCGAGATTATATCAACATTTTCAAAAAAATTCGAAAGAAGCTTAAGTTTCGTTAATCTTCTTTTGCTTTGTGATAGTATGCTTACAGCTTCATCATCCACCTTAGTCCTGTATTATTAACTTCTGATATTTGCTTTTAGTTCGTGTTCCAATGTCTGTAAATCCTGATCCAGCTTTCTTCTGTTTTCAGCGCCCTGTTTTTGGATCTGTTTTACTTCATTTAATGTACTGATCAACATATTGGTGGTTTCTCTCAATGTTTCGGCAGAGACAATGGTCTGTTCGTTGGCTCTTGCAACATTTCTTGAGTTTTGCCCCAGACGTTCGGCATTTTTTCTTAAAATTTCTTCCGTTGTAGAAGATACTTTCTGCTGAATTTCAATATTCTGCTGCTGTCTGTGCATCGCAACCGCCAAAGAAAGCTGGTTTTTCCAAACCGGTAACGTCGTCGTTAAAATAGTCTGTGCTTTCTCAGCGATCGAAACGTTGTTATTCTGAAC encodes the following:
- a CDS encoding catalase family protein; the encoded protein is MPHPQKYNKKYDKLTDEEKELLEISKNSITDFVEQSSSVSDVHYATRNAHAKTYAVAKGEFLIDKNVPEELQQFFDKEKYDLIIRFSNAHLKINKGKKDIPAYGFAVKIKDESGDLIANYPLVNFPLFPINSVSTFLKLFTSVNRFFVKKWSSFSLMMQISKVIPSTFTGSFLKNIFKLWRKRNDFILSFDYHSVGAYRLGENMIKIKLSPKSVDKNFNKKLKTKDALSNYLKTNDFNADVLIQICYDLKYQPINKLNVEWKHSPYLKIGEVKIEKNSLLDPNACDNELLSFNPFESKPFFQPVGKIQKLRDEAYKISLQTRRKINKLLKYK
- a CDS encoding TerC family protein, which translates into the protein MEQNTSILDLHPGLVWGFAITVVIMLLLDLGVFNKKSHEVSSKEATIWSIVWISLSMVFSGVVYWVYNTDGGAGSHALAVEKFTQYQAAYWIEKALSVDNLFVFILVFGFFKVPKRLHHKVLFWGIIGALVFRAIFIFAGIGLINLTYLPEMNIFGHAVKINVVMTLFGLFLVYAGIKSWGEGEDDDNEDFGDTPGAKLVKRFWKVSDNYDGDKFFTIQNGIRMATPLLVVVAVIEFTDVLFAVDSIPAIFAISNDPFILYTSNIFAILGLRSLYFLLANFIHMFSKLPYGLAIILAFIGVKMLIAPWIHIPSPISLGIVGGVLVISVLLSVLFPEKVTGDNDDKKIEE
- a CDS encoding TerD family protein, with the translated sequence MAINLQKGQRINLTKENGTTLTQACVGINWGAIEKKGFFGGVTREAVDLDGSCILYDSNKNATEVIYFGNLKSKNGSVRHSGDDLTGDVNGDDGLDNEVITVDFSNLEPNVEHVALVLNSYKGQDFGTIPFASIRIYEGTPTNVREVFAKYDIANDASFRGHVAMVMGVFYKRNGEWKFNAIGDPTADRKLQETIETVKQKYL